The following proteins come from a genomic window of Mariniflexile sp. TRM1-10:
- a CDS encoding response regulator — protein MTTPIKTLIIDDHVPIVEAFERSLSHLNSNSHFVFEVDSATDCDSAILKIEESIKEDKSYHLFFLDISLPPSEDRKFLCGEDVGRRIRELYKNAKIIVFTHHSDSFRISNIFNSINPEGFLIKSEAGFSHFIDAIKNVLNDTPYYTKTVLELLRNNMVSDLVLDEKDRMLLHELSKGTKMKDLPRIINLSMGGIEHRKRNLIEIFNIKKKDDKSLIELAREKGFV, from the coding sequence ATGACCACACCTATCAAAACTTTAATTATTGACGATCATGTTCCAATAGTTGAAGCGTTCGAAAGATCGCTTTCCCATTTAAATTCAAACAGCCATTTTGTTTTTGAAGTTGATTCGGCAACTGATTGTGATTCTGCAATTTTAAAAATTGAAGAATCCATAAAGGAAGATAAAAGCTATCACTTATTTTTTCTTGATATTAGCTTGCCTCCCTCAGAGGATCGTAAATTTCTTTGTGGTGAAGATGTAGGAAGGAGAATTCGTGAACTATATAAAAATGCAAAAATTATTGTTTTCACCCATCATAGTGATAGTTTTAGAATTAGCAATATTTTTAACAGTATCAATCCGGAAGGCTTTTTAATAAAAAGCGAAGCAGGTTTCAGCCATTTTATCGACGCCATTAAAAATGTATTAAATGATACACCTTACTACACTAAAACGGTATTGGAATTACTGAGAAATAATATGGTTTCAGACTTGGTATTAGATGAAAAAGACAGGATGCTACTTCATGAACTATCAAAAGGAACCAAAATGAAAGACTTACCCAGAATTATCAATTTGTCTATGGGTGGCATTGAACACAGAAAAAGAAACCTCATTGAAATTTTCAATATCAAAAAAAAAGATGATAAGTCCTTGATAGAACTCGCAAGGGAAAAAGGGTTTGTATAA
- a CDS encoding lipocalin-like domain-containing protein: MRTERKEKVRSNYEGRVITFNDNGGYSQKLVNGKEFLGRWETNGDRILITDAGAVLREYKIISVSASELVLKPKVEASLKPLMSEWHFIKSY; the protein is encoded by the coding sequence ATGAGAACAGAAAGGAAAGAGAAAGTACGGAGCAATTACGAGGGTCGGGTAATTACCTTTAATGATAATGGTGGATATAGCCAAAAGTTAGTCAATGGTAAAGAATTTTTAGGAAGATGGGAAACCAATGGTGATAGAATACTTATCACAGACGCAGGAGCTGTTTTACGAGAATATAAAATTATCTCAGTTTCTGCATCAGAACTGGTTTTAAAACCAAAAGTAGAAGCTAGTTTAAAACCTTTAATGTCAGAGTGGCATTTTATAAAATCTTATTAA
- a CDS encoding GspE/PulE family protein, with product MNKIDYNLPTSLVQLISSEQAYHYGIVPVDAKNGSLTFRSDSPSQTLKQELQVVLGKQIELLPESPENIQQYLATNFRKQTGNTKEALHYTADFLERLLLTAKNIGSSDIHFEPYEHRCRVRYRLDGKLKEQFSIALNEYPVIVNKLKIKAGLDISEKRLPQDGRITVKTHADEFDIRVSSLPTLHGEKMVLRILSKDADHIQLDDLGFTEAELKTYTESIKKPNGIVLISGPTGSGKTTTLYATLKLLNDDKTNIVTIEDPIEYTLEGVNQVQLKENIGLDFASTLRTFLRQDPDVIMVGEIRDVNTANMAIRAALTGHMVLSTVHTNSAWATVSRLIDMGIPAFLIASTLNVSVAQRLVRKLCNACKEEKPVDKDVFPQNFVIPPALKSHFVAVGCNSCHHTGYQGRKAIYEIIPITKTLIGHIKHNDLEIDAYLNEHGIATLKTNAIDLVSQGISSVEEVYALLID from the coding sequence ATGAATAAAATAGATTATAACCTTCCAACGTCCTTGGTACAGCTCATCAGCAGTGAACAGGCCTATCATTACGGCATTGTGCCCGTTGATGCAAAAAATGGCAGTCTGACCTTTAGGTCGGACAGTCCGTCCCAAACGCTCAAACAGGAACTGCAGGTCGTTTTGGGAAAGCAAATCGAGCTGCTTCCCGAGTCCCCTGAAAATATCCAGCAGTACCTGGCGACCAATTTCAGGAAACAGACGGGCAACACCAAAGAGGCCCTGCACTATACGGCCGATTTTCTTGAAAGGCTCTTGCTGACGGCCAAGAACATTGGCAGCAGTGACATCCACTTTGAGCCTTACGAGCACCGCTGTCGGGTTCGCTACCGTTTGGATGGCAAGCTCAAGGAACAGTTTTCCATTGCCTTAAATGAATATCCGGTTATCGTTAATAAATTAAAGATCAAGGCGGGTCTGGACATCTCCGAAAAGCGTTTGCCACAGGATGGGCGTATTACCGTCAAAACGCACGCCGATGAGTTTGATATCCGTGTTTCCAGTTTACCGACCTTGCATGGTGAAAAAATGGTGCTGCGTATTTTAAGTAAGGATGCCGACCATATCCAACTGGATGACCTGGGCTTTACGGAAGCGGAATTAAAGACCTATACGGAGTCCATTAAAAAACCGAACGGGATTGTGCTCATTTCCGGCCCGACGGGCTCCGGGAAAACGACCACCTTGTACGCGACCCTGAAGTTATTGAACGATGACAAAACCAACATTGTTACCATTGAGGATCCTATCGAATATACTTTGGAAGGTGTTAACCAGGTCCAGTTGAAGGAGAATATCGGATTGGACTTTGCCAGCACCTTGCGTACTTTTTTGCGCCAGGACCCTGATGTGATCATGGTGGGTGAGATTCGTGATGTTAACACCGCCAATATGGCTATTCGTGCTGCCCTGACGGGGCACATGGTTCTGTCCACCGTCCATACCAATTCAGCATGGGCAACGGTCTCCAGGTTGATCGATATGGGGATTCCGGCTTTTTTGATTGCGAGTACCTTAAATGTTAGTGTGGCGCAGCGTTTGGTGAGGAAGCTCTGTAATGCCTGTAAAGAGGAAAAGCCTGTCGATAAAGATGTTTTTCCGCAGAATTTTGTCATCCCCCCTGCCCTAAAGTCCCATTTTGTTGCCGTGGGCTGCAACAGCTGCCACCACACGGGCTATCAGGGCCGCAAGGCCATTTATGAGATCATCCCCATTACAAAGACATTGATCGGCCATATCAAGCATAACGACCTGGAAATTGATGCTTATTTAAACGAACATGGCATAGCTACTTTAAAAACAAACGCCATTGACTTGGTATCTCAGGGGATTAGCTCTGTGGAAGAGGTGTATGCACTATTAATTGATTAA
- a CDS encoding general secretion pathway protein GspG: MDLKNIKISKKLPSYNLQEILIVLVIIGILLLLALPNLMPLISKAKSIEAQTQLKYIYNSQTSYRYMYSKYSSDLNEIDFTPPKTVKENGTSNYVYEVVSASNNSFKVRATAITDFDGDGVFNVWEVDENGNPKQIVKD; this comes from the coding sequence ATGGATTTAAAAAATATAAAGATTTCTAAAAAACTCCCGTCGTACAACCTTCAGGAAATATTGATCGTACTGGTCATCATTGGCATCCTATTATTATTGGCCCTGCCCAATCTGATGCCCTTGATCAGCAAAGCGAAGAGCATCGAGGCACAGACCCAGCTCAAGTACATCTACAATTCGCAAACGAGCTACAGGTATATGTACTCCAAATATTCCAGCGACCTGAACGAGATTGACTTTACCCCTCCCAAAACGGTTAAGGAAAACGGCACCAGCAATTATGTGTATGAAGTGGTAAGTGCCTCCAACAACAGCTTTAAGGTCAGGGCGACCGCCATTACCGATTTTGACGGCGATGGGGTCTTTAATGTGTGGGAGGTTGACGAGAACGGCAATCCAAAGCAAATTGTTAAGGACTGA
- a CDS encoding tail fiber protein, protein MKKPIFVFCTFLSSIFFLNAQTTNTFPASGNVGIGTLTPSYKLDVLGTGRFASNVTVGGLSLEGNSGGGVIQEIGGGIAFGDINDTWSDVMFYGYGVEKMRYNSNTGNFSIGNTNNIYKLDVTGTGRFTGLLNLQSGASISNNKTLHFDAYNEEYYIAGNSNGYKLEIGYGNVIGSNQIMVFDGNKKVGIGTTTPNAKLHIADQGTSGVTTLQLNNRIKFRGDGVMEWGSAADYGILSWDTANAKAIVGGKTGKDLSLYAGNGERMIIKTNGDVGIGTTSPDYKLHVTDGAQIRKTTLGVTLGSAENSWIRDEWLTGSYGPAKWNQTIAKWVRPSGTYNDIGGIVYQDEGTYFLREKAGSKLEYTNSEFLNTAYMFADIFNGNIGIGTTTPDAKLTVKGLIHAQEVKVTATAGADFVFETDYNLPTLKKVEEFIKAHKHLPEIPSAKEMQTNGLYVAEMNTKLLQKIEELTLYTIEQEKQLEKQEILIKQQDEVNQELKDRLLRLEQLVLNGNQKN, encoded by the coding sequence ATGAAAAAGCCAATCTTTGTTTTCTGTACTTTCTTGTCATCAATCTTTTTTTTAAATGCGCAAACCACCAATACATTTCCTGCTTCTGGAAATGTGGGGATTGGGACGCTAACACCCTCATATAAATTAGATGTGTTGGGTACAGGTAGGTTTGCTAGCAATGTAACGGTTGGGGGATTAAGCCTAGAAGGTAATAGTGGAGGAGGAGTTATACAAGAAATCGGAGGCGGTATTGCATTTGGGGATATAAACGATACTTGGAGCGATGTTATGTTTTATGGTTATGGTGTTGAGAAGATGCGATATAACTCTAATACAGGTAACTTTTCCATAGGAAACACGAATAACATTTATAAGCTTGATGTTACGGGAACTGGAAGATTTACAGGCCTATTAAATTTACAAAGTGGCGCTAGTATATCCAATAATAAAACCTTGCATTTTGATGCTTATAATGAAGAATATTACATTGCTGGTAATTCAAACGGTTATAAACTAGAAATTGGTTATGGTAATGTAATTGGATCTAATCAGATTATGGTTTTTGATGGTAATAAAAAAGTAGGTATTGGCACAACTACTCCAAACGCTAAATTACATATCGCAGATCAAGGAACATCTGGAGTGACAACATTACAACTAAATAATAGAATAAAGTTTAGAGGAGATGGTGTTATGGAATGGGGAAGTGCAGCCGATTATGGTATTTTAAGTTGGGATACAGCCAACGCCAAAGCCATTGTAGGTGGAAAAACTGGAAAGGATTTAAGCCTATATGCAGGCAATGGTGAAAGAATGATTATAAAAACTAATGGCGACGTAGGCATCGGCACCACATCACCAGATTATAAACTTCATGTAACTGATGGTGCTCAAATTAGAAAGACAACATTAGGCGTTACTTTAGGATCTGCTGAAAATAGTTGGATTAGAGATGAATGGTTAACAGGGAGTTATGGGCCAGCAAAATGGAATCAAACAATTGCTAAATGGGTTCGACCTTCTGGGACATACAACGACATAGGAGGTATTGTATATCAAGATGAAGGAACTTACTTTTTAAGAGAAAAAGCTGGTTCTAAATTAGAATATACCAATTCCGAATTTTTAAATACTGCTTACATGTTTGCAGACATTTTTAATGGAAATATTGGCATCGGTACTACCACACCGGACGCCAAACTTACCGTAAAAGGACTTATTCATGCTCAAGAAGTCAAAGTAACAGCAACAGCAGGTGCCGATTTTGTTTTCGAAACCGATTACAATTTACCTACCCTAAAAAAAGTTGAAGAGTTTATTAAAGCTCATAAACATTTGCCGGAAATTCCTTCTGCAAAAGAAATGCAAACTAATGGTCTATACGTTGCAGAAATGAACACAAAATTACTTCAAAAAATAGAAGAGTTAACATTGTACACCATCGAGCAGGAAAAACAATTAGAGAAGCAAGAAATTCTAATTAAACAACAGGATGAGGTCAATCAAGAATTGAAGGATCGTCTTTTAAGATTAGAGCAACTGGTATTGAACGGCAACCAAAAGAACTAA
- a CDS encoding OmpH family outer membrane protein: protein MNKLALPLSLIAIAASILSFFYLNSSSELVYVDVNKLLDGYQRTKIVKAQFEEKAKTLNANVDSLMVDWQNEIKSYEKERSTMSKKELELKQQLLGNKQQQINNYQQAIQKQIQEEDKKSTQTVINDINDYIKEYGKKHKYKIIFGASGGGNIMYADEVTDLTQEVLKGLNAEFQGK, encoded by the coding sequence ATGAACAAACTAGCATTGCCATTGTCCCTTATTGCCATAGCAGCAAGCATTCTTTCATTCTTCTATTTAAACTCGTCATCGGAACTGGTATATGTGGATGTCAACAAATTGCTGGACGGGTACCAACGCACAAAAATCGTAAAGGCCCAGTTTGAGGAAAAAGCAAAGACCCTCAATGCCAATGTGGACAGTTTAATGGTCGATTGGCAAAACGAGATCAAAAGCTATGAAAAGGAACGCTCCACTATGAGCAAAAAGGAACTGGAGCTAAAACAGCAATTGTTGGGCAACAAACAACAGCAGATTAACAATTACCAACAGGCCATACAAAAACAGATCCAGGAAGAAGACAAAAAATCCACCCAGACCGTGATCAACGATATCAACGATTACATAAAGGAATACGGTAAGAAGCACAAGTACAAGATCATATTTGGGGCAAGCGGAGGCGGTAATATCATGTACGCCGATGAAGTGACCGATCTGACCCAAGAAGTATTGAAAGGGCTTAATGCGGAATTTCAAGGAAAATAG